Part of the Candidatus Saccharimonadia bacterium genome is shown below.
GCCTTTGCTAAGGTTTATTTCGGGTGATGATGGACCACTATTCCAAAAAATGGAATAGTGGCGACGCAAGTGTGGTCCGTAGAATTTAGCCCGCGCAGGCGGACTTGGGCAGATGGATGAGGTGATTGAAGCGGTCTTTGATTTGGCCGGAAGTGGGTGGGTCTTTTTGGGCAAAGATCACTACGCTACCGATAACGTCGTTGAGCTTGGCCAGCTGGCCGCCCTCTACCGGGGTACCCTTGAAGAAATCGCGCAGGTCTTGCTGCAAAAAGTCGTTCCAATTGCGCAGCACGTGGCCGTTTTTGTCGCCGGTGTAGACGTAGTAATGGGTGCCGGCCGGGACGGTAGGCAGGGCGTGGCCGTGAATGGGGATAGCGCTGATTTTGGGGAGTTGGTCGAAGCGGTAGCCGAGAATACCACCGGTGCCGCCAATGAAATTCCAGCCATACTGCTTGAGTACCATGCCGCCGGTGAGGTGGTTCCAGTGAATGTGAACGAATTGATCGAGCCCATCATGGAAGTGAATGGGTTCTTTGGTGAGCGCGGCGCTGCAATTGTCTTTGTTGAAGTCGGTTTGGAACTTGTCGGCGGCGAAGTTCACGGCGTGGTCGTCGACGAGTAGCTGGAGGCGAAAATGGTAGTGCGCTTGCGTGGGGTGGCGCAATACCGCGGGGGTGGAGGCGTAGGCATACAAAATGCCGGCGCCGATCAGCAGCATGGCGGCGCAAACGGCGACGACGAGCAGACGCAGCACCTTTACGGTGCGGTCGGCGGGGTGGGGAGTGTTTTCGGTCTCCATGGAATCTATGGTACCACTAGCTGTGATCGTGGTATTGGTGCATCACGGCGTGGCCGAGACCGCGGGCGATGAGCCAGCGATTGACGGGCACGGTGACCACGAAGGCCACGGCCAGTGAAACGACCAGGCTGATCCAAAACAGGGCGGTGGTGAGGCCGGCGTTGATGGCGCCGGGGACGGCGAGGATGAAGGCGTTGTCCATGAGCTCCATCGACGTGATGGAGACGGTGTCGGCGGCGAAGGCGACGGCCAGGGCGCGGCGGAAGCCGACGCCGGCCCGGAGCACCGGCGCGAGGGTGAGCGAGTAGCCGAAGACGAACGCGAGCACGATGGAGAGCACCACGGACGCGGCCGATCCGAGGCCGAGGGCCGTGGACACCACCATGCCGAGCACCTCACCAATGGCACAGCC
Proteins encoded:
- a CDS encoding DUF4396 domain-containing protein, whose protein sequence is MAATRHCLTGCAIGEVLGMVVSTALGLGSAASVVLSIVLAFVFGYSLTLAPVLRAGVGFRRALAVAFAADTVSITSMELMDNAFILAVPGAINAGLTTALFWISLVVSLAVAFVVTVPVNRWLIARGLGHAVMHQYHDHS